A single genomic interval of Asterias amurensis chromosome 1, ASM3211899v1 harbors:
- the LOC139936747 gene encoding cytochrome c oxidase subunit 7A2-like, mitochondrial, which yields MAYKFRPMGGRVGPATPEMAYSPAGLQPPVKVEPSQLVWEQKPKPVAIYRSPMGGDGVFGKLNKVYQNQKVFQSPNGIPIHLKKGFTDRLSFGLIMALTVGGTIWTCVSLYQYSQPKK from the exons ATGGCTTACAAATTCAGACCGATGGGTGGTCGAGTTGGACCTGCAACTCCAGAAATGGCATACTCTCCAGCA GGATTGCAGCCACCAGTGAAAGTTGAGCCCAGTCAGCTTGTCTGGGAGCAAAAGCCTAAGCCGGTTGCCATTTACAGAAGTCCAATGGGAGGAGACGGTGTCTTTGGCAAACTTAACAAAGTTTATCAGAACCAAAAAGTATTTCAG AGTCCCAACGGAATACCAATCCATCTGAAGAAAGGTTTCACGGATAGATTAAGTTTCGGCCTCATCATGGCGTTGACCGTCGGTGGGACCATCTGGACCTGTGTATCTCTCTACCAATACTCGCAACCCAAAAAGTGA
- the LOC139936754 gene encoding uncharacterized protein isoform X1 produces MNRVLMLRSLVPQARLNFSTSVRSQLESKIKEGQSKFQTNDWQNEAVKAGRNVDPRVRIAYNAAMSIAGVCFAFLGYAFYIAAGKAEQKRKT; encoded by the exons ATGAATAGGGTATTG ATGCTGAGGTCCCTGGTTCCCCAGGCCAGGTTGAACTTCTCCACAAGTGTTAGGTCACAGCTTGAAAGCAAAATCAAGGAGGGCCAATCAAAGTTTCAG ACCAATGATTGGCAGAATGAAGCCGTCAAAGCTGGAAGGAATGTCGATCCCAGAGTTCGGATAGCCTACAATGCAGCCATGAGTATTGCTGGAGTCTGTTTTGCCTTCCTGGGCTACGCTTTCTATATTGCTGCTGGTAAAGCTGAACAAAAGAGAAAGACTTGA
- the LOC139936754 gene encoding cytochrome c oxidase subunit 7A2, mitochondrial-like isoform X2 has translation MNRVLMLRSLVPQARLNFSTSVRSQLESKIKEGQSKFQSDNGLPIHLKGGGFDTFTYATIMGLTVVGTALTCYSLFDYSMPKK, from the exons ATGAATAGGGTATTG ATGCTGAGGTCCCTGGTTCCCCAGGCCAGGTTGAACTTCTCCACAAGTGTTAGGTCACAGCTTGAAAGCAAAATCAAGGAGGGCCAATCAAAGTTTCAG AGTGATAACGGACTTCCAATTCATCTTAAAGGAGGCGGCTTTGACACATTCACCTATGCCACTATCATGGGACTGACGGTGGTTGGCACGGCATTGACCTGTTACTCCCTGTTTGATTACTCAATGCCCAAGAAGTAG